Proteins encoded by one window of Gordonia jinghuaiqii:
- a CDS encoding DUF2834 domain-containing protein — MTTPAAVTAEGVDTRWRQRSLLAVFLTALVAQNALAIPYVQRNGPASVKDFFVGDILKTTPGRFAMVDLTFVVIGFHVWAFSEARRLRILPWWLASVVLTFGVGIATAIPFFFLARERALSPR; from the coding sequence ATGACCACGCCGGCCGCAGTGACAGCAGAGGGAGTCGACACGAGGTGGCGACAGCGATCGCTGCTGGCCGTGTTCCTGACCGCGCTGGTGGCGCAGAACGCCCTGGCGATCCCGTACGTGCAGCGCAACGGCCCGGCGTCGGTCAAGGACTTCTTCGTCGGCGACATCCTGAAGACGACGCCCGGTCGCTTCGCCATGGTCGACCTCACCTTCGTGGTGATCGGATTCCATGTCTGGGCGTTCTCCGAGGCGCGGCGGCTGCGCATCCTGCCATGGTGGTTGGCGTCGGTGGTGCTCACCTTCGGGGTGGGTATCGCCACCGCCATCCCGTTCTTCTTCCTCGCACGTGAACGGGCGCTGTCTCCGCGCTGA
- a CDS encoding molybdopterin oxidoreductase, giving the protein MSSTPHFLQGVFTFAGAGLAKPGPIDASLTFVVPPGMTAQPLYFRGGNSSDELICVTLVRDGKPMRMFPMGAKSSVNVPLRVVEDVDPDATLELLIAAPEGASGEVVVDFGMVIF; this is encoded by the coding sequence ATGTCGAGCACTCCACATTTCCTCCAGGGCGTCTTCACGTTCGCGGGGGCCGGTCTCGCCAAGCCGGGACCCATCGACGCGTCGCTGACCTTTGTCGTCCCCCCGGGAATGACGGCGCAGCCGTTGTACTTTCGCGGCGGCAACAGCTCCGATGAACTGATCTGCGTCACCCTCGTGCGCGACGGGAAGCCGATGCGGATGTTCCCGATGGGGGCCAAGTCGTCGGTCAACGTGCCGCTGCGGGTGGTCGAGGACGTGGACCCGGATGCCACGCTGGAACTCCTGATCGCCGCGCCGGAAGGTGCGAGCGGCGAGGTCGTCGTCGACTTCGGGATGGTCATCTTCTGA
- the nirB gene encoding nitrite reductase large subunit NirB: MSAAQSGRRGVPDRLRLVVVGNGMAGARTVEEILERGGGDLFDITMIGDEPYGNYNRIMLSHVLAGESTVDDDDLMLNPMAWYRQNGVTLFAGDRAEAIDRFAKTVTCASGREIEFDVLIIATGSHTFFPNMDGLREPDGKLARGVFGFRTISDTNGMLQMATARDHVRAVVIGGGLLGLEAAYGLQSQGVSVDVVHSPGHLMNQQLDERGGKVLRNKIESLGVGVHTGKRTTSVMRNDDGTVSGVGFTDGDSLPADMIVVTAGIRPNVEIARSAGLVVERGIVVDDQMRCEDEAFIYAVGECAQHRSEVYGLVAPLWEQAVVLADVLTGANPKAEYHGSRLTTKLKVAGVDVAAMGVKGPEREDDEFVQFYEPRNGIYKSVVVRDNKLIGAMLLGDISKVNFLTQAFDDKVPLPDERISMLFDMGTPSAETGAAELADDVQVCNCNGVTKGDIMSCVASGCTSVGEVCAKTRAGKGCGSCKGLVADIVELAAGDSLTADASADWYVPAIPLTKPELIDAIRRQNLRSVSDIFAKLAPDGEDAAAKMPLASLLRIIWGSDWKREPGALFVNDRVHANIQRDGTFSVVPQMKGGVTSPEQLRKIADVADKYSIPMIKATGGQRLDLLGVKKEDLPKVWEDLGMPSGYAYGKSFRTVKTCVGTDYCRFGLGDSTQLGIDIETRYQGLESPAKLKLAVTGCPRNCAEALCKDFGVVAIGDGKWEIYVGGAAGAHIRKGDLLATVDSPAEVIRLCGIFIQYYREQGKWLERTYAFVPRIGIEELRAILVDDRDGLVEGLQQGIDEAVEDYVDPWLDRAEPKSPAQFTSALPLLPLPKVPVR; encoded by the coding sequence ATGTCGGCAGCGCAATCGGGTCGTCGGGGTGTCCCGGATCGCCTCCGACTGGTGGTGGTCGGCAACGGCATGGCCGGGGCACGGACCGTCGAGGAGATCCTCGAACGCGGCGGCGGTGACCTGTTCGACATCACCATGATCGGCGACGAGCCGTACGGGAACTACAACCGCATCATGCTCAGTCACGTCCTCGCGGGTGAGTCCACGGTCGACGACGACGATCTGATGCTCAACCCGATGGCCTGGTACCGCCAGAACGGCGTCACCCTTTTTGCCGGTGACCGCGCCGAGGCGATCGATCGGTTCGCGAAGACGGTGACGTGTGCGTCGGGCCGGGAGATCGAGTTCGACGTGCTCATCATCGCCACCGGCTCGCACACGTTCTTCCCCAACATGGACGGATTACGTGAACCCGACGGCAAACTCGCCCGCGGCGTGTTCGGGTTCCGGACCATCTCCGACACCAACGGCATGCTGCAGATGGCCACCGCGCGTGACCACGTCCGGGCCGTCGTGATCGGTGGCGGTCTCCTCGGGCTGGAGGCCGCGTACGGATTGCAGTCGCAGGGAGTATCCGTCGACGTGGTGCACTCGCCCGGACACCTGATGAACCAGCAGCTCGACGAGCGCGGCGGAAAGGTGCTGCGCAACAAGATCGAATCCCTCGGTGTGGGCGTGCACACCGGTAAACGCACGACGTCGGTGATGCGGAACGACGACGGAACCGTCTCCGGCGTCGGGTTCACCGACGGTGACTCGTTGCCCGCCGACATGATCGTGGTGACCGCGGGTATCCGGCCCAACGTCGAAATCGCCCGCAGCGCAGGGCTCGTCGTCGAACGCGGGATCGTCGTCGACGACCAGATGCGTTGCGAGGACGAGGCGTTCATCTACGCGGTCGGGGAGTGCGCGCAGCATCGCAGCGAGGTCTACGGTCTCGTCGCACCGCTGTGGGAGCAGGCCGTCGTGCTCGCCGATGTGTTGACCGGCGCGAATCCGAAAGCGGAATACCACGGTTCGCGGTTGACGACGAAGCTCAAGGTCGCCGGAGTCGACGTCGCGGCCATGGGGGTCAAGGGGCCCGAACGGGAGGACGACGAGTTCGTCCAGTTCTACGAACCGCGCAACGGCATCTACAAGAGCGTGGTGGTCCGCGACAACAAACTGATCGGCGCGATGCTGCTCGGCGACATCTCGAAGGTCAACTTCCTCACGCAGGCCTTCGACGACAAGGTCCCGCTGCCCGACGAACGCATCTCGATGCTGTTCGACATGGGCACGCCCAGCGCCGAGACCGGTGCCGCCGAACTCGCCGACGACGTGCAGGTGTGCAACTGCAACGGAGTCACCAAGGGCGACATCATGAGTTGCGTGGCGTCGGGCTGCACCAGCGTGGGGGAGGTGTGCGCCAAGACCCGTGCCGGTAAGGGCTGCGGGTCGTGCAAGGGTCTCGTCGCCGACATCGTCGAGCTCGCGGCCGGGGATTCGCTCACCGCCGACGCCTCGGCCGACTGGTATGTCCCGGCCATCCCGCTGACCAAACCCGAACTGATCGACGCCATCCGGCGGCAGAACCTGCGGTCGGTCAGTGACATCTTCGCCAAGCTCGCACCCGACGGTGAGGATGCGGCCGCGAAGATGCCGCTGGCGTCACTGCTGCGGATCATCTGGGGTTCGGACTGGAAGCGTGAACCGGGTGCGCTGTTCGTCAACGACCGTGTGCACGCGAACATCCAGCGCGACGGCACGTTCTCCGTGGTGCCGCAGATGAAGGGCGGGGTCACCTCGCCCGAGCAGCTGCGCAAGATCGCCGATGTGGCGGACAAATACTCGATCCCGATGATCAAGGCGACCGGCGGCCAGCGACTCGACCTCCTCGGCGTCAAGAAGGAGGATCTCCCCAAGGTGTGGGAGGACCTCGGCATGCCGTCGGGATACGCTTACGGTAAGAGCTTCCGGACGGTGAAGACCTGTGTGGGCACGGACTATTGCCGATTCGGGCTCGGGGATTCGACGCAACTCGGCATCGACATCGAGACGCGCTATCAGGGGCTGGAATCGCCGGCGAAGCTGAAGCTCGCGGTGACGGGGTGCCCGCGGAACTGCGCCGAGGCCCTGTGCAAGGACTTCGGCGTGGTCGCGATCGGCGACGGCAAATGGGAGATCTACGTCGGCGGTGCCGCCGGTGCGCACATCCGCAAGGGTGATCTGCTGGCGACGGTCGACTCACCCGCCGAGGTGATCCGGTTGTGCGGCATCTTCATCCAGTACTACCGCGAGCAGGGCAAGTGGCTCGAACGGACATATGCCTTCGTGCCGCGCATCGGGATCGAGGAACTCCGCGCGATTCTCGTCGATGACCGGGACGGGCTCGTCGAGGGACTGCAGCAGGGGATCGACGAGGCGGTCGAGGATTACGTCGACCCGTGGCTCGATCGTGCCGAACCGAAGTCGCCCGCCCAGTTCACCTCGGCACTGCCGTTGTTGCCGCTTCCGAAGGTGCCGGTCCGATGA
- a CDS encoding Rieske (2Fe-2S) protein: MTRVSAETGVAVGVMEDLQVGESRAYAVQDRQIAVFRLTDGSLRATDAVCPHRGGPLADGQFDIAKIVCPLHQYAFAFADGGCASEGIGSVGVYRVEDRDGEIVIWL, from the coding sequence ATGACTCGCGTCTCGGCCGAGACCGGTGTCGCCGTCGGGGTGATGGAGGATCTCCAGGTCGGTGAGAGTCGCGCATATGCGGTGCAGGACAGGCAGATCGCCGTGTTCCGGTTGACCGACGGAAGTCTGCGCGCCACCGACGCCGTGTGCCCGCACCGCGGCGGTCCCCTCGCCGACGGCCAGTTCGACATCGCCAAGATCGTCTGCCCGCTGCACCAGTACGCCTTCGCCTTCGCCGACGGCGGATGCGCGTCGGAAGGCATCGGCTCTGTCGGCGTCTACCGCGTCGAAGACCGCGACGGGGAGATCGTGATCTGGCTCTGA
- a CDS encoding endonuclease domain-containing protein: MDAHTQTRLDRGVASSSTLQKLGITRTRLRRLMKDNTLRKIRRGWYATADAHPTVVAAVAAGGVLTCVDALRLHNVWVPPTGTTVHVRGTEDSQRGSSNFCRRHGRPPAATSAVDDLPTALQYAVRCLDHEGIVVVLDSILNKKLTNREELAAALRDCPRAIRDLLDKCDLAESGTESMVRLRLRARNITVSTQVTITGVGRVDLLVGNRLIIEVDGMEYHASRTQFERDRERDRIAVELGYVVIRLTYNQVVYQWEQAEASILTLIRRREHLRRTGVDPVVGTNPT, translated from the coding sequence ATGGATGCTCACACCCAGACCCGTCTCGACCGCGGGGTTGCATCATCGTCGACGCTTCAGAAACTGGGGATCACCCGCACTCGACTTCGCCGGCTCATGAAGGACAACACCCTCCGAAAGATCCGTCGCGGCTGGTACGCCACCGCAGACGCGCACCCGACCGTCGTCGCCGCGGTGGCGGCCGGCGGTGTGCTGACGTGTGTGGATGCGTTGCGGCTACACAATGTCTGGGTCCCGCCCACCGGAACGACAGTCCATGTTCGCGGTACCGAGGATTCGCAACGCGGCTCTTCGAATTTCTGCCGCCGTCATGGCCGACCGCCGGCCGCGACGAGCGCCGTCGATGACCTACCGACCGCACTTCAGTACGCCGTACGCTGCCTCGACCACGAAGGTATCGTCGTCGTCCTGGACTCGATCCTGAACAAGAAGCTGACGAACCGAGAGGAACTGGCGGCCGCTCTGAGGGACTGCCCGCGCGCCATCCGAGACCTTCTCGACAAATGTGACCTAGCTGAATCCGGCACCGAGAGCATGGTGCGCCTCAGACTCCGCGCCCGAAACATCACGGTCTCGACGCAGGTGACCATCACCGGTGTCGGACGAGTCGACCTGCTGGTGGGCAACCGCCTGATCATCGAGGTGGACGGGATGGAGTACCACGCCAGCCGCACCCAGTTCGAGCGTGATCGGGAGCGCGACCGGATAGCTGTCGAACTCGGCTACGTGGTGATCAGGTTGACCTACAACCAAGTTGTCTACCAATGGGAGCAGGCCGAGGCGTCGATTCTGACGCTCATACGACGCCGAGAGCATCTACGGCGAACCGGGGTAGATCCCGTTGTCGGCACAAACCCCACCTAG
- a CDS encoding bifunctional nitrate reductase/sulfite reductase flavoprotein subunit alpha: MSLCAYCGVGCGMEMKLDDDANRITKTVGRTDHPTNFGRLCTKGSTTADMLAGGGRLDAPLVREDRGGQLRPAELDAVLSDTARRLRAIVDDHGPDAVALYVSGQMSLEAQYLSNKLAKGFIGTNQIESNSRLCMASAGTGYKLSLGSDGPPGSYQDFDHADVFLVIGANMADCHPILFLRMMDRVKAGARLIVVDPRRTATADKADLFLQIRSGTDLAFLNGLLNLLISNGHTDDEFIASFTDGFEQMPEFAAQYPPEVVESITGIAADDLRAAAAMIGNAPNWMSCWTMGLNQSTHGTWNTNALINLHLVTGAICRLGSGPFSLTGQPNAMGGREMGYMGPGLPGQRSVLSEADRDLVEAAWGVPAGTLRTDIGGGTIDLFRRMADGEIKACWIICTNPVASVGNRKTVIEGLERADLVITQDAFSETETNQYADVVLPATLWSESTGVMVNSERNLTLFEPALNAPGQAIPDWEIIARIASEMGYADAFDYSSADEVFAEITQFANPNTGYDLRGVTYDRLRRTPMQWPCPPPPDPAGTTDPENTPDPENTKARNPIRYLNDGRSQTLHRLDDGSVPHLAFATPTRRAQFFARPHLDPDELPDDDYPFLLNTGRLPHQWHTMTKTGRVAKLNKLNPEPFVELHPEDAQRLNIAGKDKVEVASRRGHAVLPARVSDRVRPGNCFVPFHWNDVFGEHLAINAVTSDAVDPLSQQPELKVCAVTLTKVTGSTAPAEAAPLANAPNGATQLGAALGVSDVATPELTSSERTYLAGLAAGIGAAPSGVPTVPGDAPLRADVRMWVSGVLAGMFSRSDPIVPVTDSPGSDSPGSDSPGSEAMVDTVTVLWASQMGNAEELATETAERVKASGLRVDARSMDDVEVEQLSGTALFVTSTTGDGDPPDNGSSFWDALNSEEAPDLSGVDFAVLALGDSNYDDFCGHGRKLDARIGELGGRRLLDRVDCEPDFEDTAGGWLTDVIRAISMGNRAPASGVTDERVTVVSEPADSAAAPSVRTASAYSRKKPLTTSLVRNVRLNADGSQKDVRNFGFALPSNTLTYQAGDALGVWPLNDLALIEEFLDRAKLDGAASVTVGGDVMSLHQALRERLEFARVTPDLVRFVGDRSGADELRTLVAAGNKQGFNDWSWGRQSVDVLAEHPVVAGVEDWLQVLKPIVPRSYSISSSPFEDPDEVQLTVSAVRYNVFGTPRGGVCSTFLADHADEEEVGVFVTSTTHFRPPADPDTPMIMIGPGTGIAPFRGFLREREALGHTGKNWLFFGEQYSATDFYYRDELTTMLGNGLLTRLDVAFSRDQDRKIYVQDRMREHGEELYQWLHEGAHVYVCGDATRMAKDVDAALKGIVAQYGRRSPAGAESYVKALAADKRYVRDVY, from the coding sequence ATGTCGCTGTGCGCCTATTGCGGTGTCGGCTGTGGCATGGAGATGAAACTCGACGACGACGCCAACCGCATCACCAAGACCGTCGGTCGCACCGATCACCCCACGAACTTCGGCCGGCTGTGCACCAAGGGTTCGACGACCGCGGACATGCTCGCCGGCGGCGGGCGCCTCGACGCCCCCCTGGTCCGCGAGGACCGCGGCGGTCAGCTCCGGCCCGCCGAGCTCGACGCCGTCCTGTCCGACACCGCACGCCGCCTGCGCGCCATCGTCGACGACCACGGACCCGACGCGGTGGCCCTCTACGTGTCGGGGCAGATGTCCCTCGAGGCGCAGTACCTGTCGAACAAACTGGCCAAGGGTTTCATCGGGACCAACCAGATCGAGTCCAACTCGCGCCTGTGCATGGCCAGCGCCGGCACCGGTTACAAACTGTCACTGGGGTCCGACGGCCCGCCCGGCTCGTATCAGGACTTCGACCACGCCGACGTGTTCCTCGTCATCGGCGCCAACATGGCCGACTGCCACCCGATCCTGTTCCTGCGGATGATGGACCGGGTCAAGGCGGGCGCCAGACTGATCGTCGTCGACCCACGACGTACCGCGACCGCCGACAAGGCCGACCTGTTCCTGCAGATCAGGTCCGGCACCGACCTCGCCTTCCTCAACGGCCTGCTGAACCTGCTGATCAGCAACGGCCACACCGACGACGAGTTCATCGCCTCGTTCACCGACGGTTTCGAACAGATGCCGGAGTTCGCCGCCCAGTACCCACCGGAGGTGGTCGAGTCGATCACCGGGATCGCCGCCGACGACCTGCGCGCCGCGGCCGCCATGATCGGGAACGCGCCGAACTGGATGAGCTGTTGGACGATGGGCCTCAACCAATCGACCCACGGAACGTGGAACACCAACGCGCTCATCAACCTTCACCTCGTCACCGGCGCCATCTGCCGGCTGGGCAGCGGACCCTTCTCCCTGACCGGACAGCCGAATGCCATGGGCGGCCGCGAGATGGGCTACATGGGGCCGGGCCTTCCCGGTCAGCGCTCCGTGCTGTCGGAGGCCGACCGCGACCTCGTGGAAGCCGCGTGGGGTGTTCCGGCGGGGACGCTGCGCACCGACATCGGCGGCGGCACCATCGACCTGTTCCGCCGCATGGCCGACGGCGAGATCAAGGCCTGCTGGATCATCTGCACCAATCCCGTTGCCTCCGTGGGCAATCGGAAGACGGTCATCGAGGGGTTGGAGCGCGCCGACCTCGTCATCACCCAGGATGCCTTCTCCGAGACCGAGACCAACCAGTACGCCGACGTCGTCCTCCCGGCGACCCTGTGGTCGGAATCGACCGGCGTGATGGTGAATTCGGAACGCAACCTCACCCTGTTCGAACCGGCCCTGAACGCGCCGGGTCAGGCGATCCCGGACTGGGAGATCATCGCGCGCATCGCGTCGGAGATGGGCTACGCCGACGCGTTCGACTACTCGAGCGCCGACGAGGTCTTCGCCGAGATCACGCAGTTCGCCAACCCGAACACCGGCTACGACCTGCGTGGCGTCACCTACGACCGGCTCCGTCGGACGCCGATGCAGTGGCCGTGTCCGCCCCCGCCCGACCCGGCGGGCACCACCGACCCGGAGAACACCCCCGACCCGGAGAACACCAAGGCCCGCAATCCGATCCGGTACCTGAACGACGGTCGGAGCCAGACGTTGCACCGCCTCGACGACGGTTCCGTGCCGCACCTGGCCTTCGCCACGCCCACCCGTCGTGCGCAGTTCTTCGCACGCCCCCACCTCGACCCCGACGAACTGCCCGACGACGACTATCCGTTCCTGCTCAACACCGGCAGGCTGCCGCACCAGTGGCACACCATGACCAAGACCGGCCGGGTGGCCAAGCTGAACAAACTCAACCCAGAGCCGTTCGTCGAACTGCACCCCGAGGATGCGCAGCGGCTGAACATCGCCGGCAAGGACAAGGTCGAGGTGGCGTCGCGTCGAGGCCATGCGGTGTTGCCGGCCAGGGTCTCCGACCGCGTACGCCCCGGCAACTGCTTTGTGCCGTTCCACTGGAATGACGTCTTCGGCGAACACCTCGCGATCAACGCGGTCACCTCCGACGCGGTGGACCCGTTGTCGCAGCAGCCGGAGCTCAAGGTCTGCGCGGTGACGCTGACCAAGGTGACCGGCTCCACCGCTCCCGCCGAGGCTGCCCCACTCGCCAACGCACCCAACGGGGCCACCCAACTCGGCGCGGCTCTCGGGGTCTCGGATGTCGCCACCCCGGAGCTCACGTCGTCGGAGCGCACCTACCTGGCCGGACTGGCCGCCGGGATCGGCGCGGCACCGTCGGGGGTACCCACGGTCCCCGGCGACGCCCCGCTGCGCGCCGACGTGCGGATGTGGGTCTCGGGAGTCCTGGCAGGCATGTTCTCCCGGTCCGATCCCATTGTCCCGGTGACCGATTCACCGGGGTCCGATTCACCGGGGTCCGATTCACCGGGGTCCGAGGCCATGGTCGACACCGTCACGGTGCTGTGGGCGTCGCAGATGGGCAACGCCGAGGAACTGGCCACCGAGACCGCCGAACGGGTCAAGGCCAGTGGGCTCAGGGTCGACGCCAGGTCGATGGACGACGTCGAGGTCGAGCAACTGAGCGGCACCGCGCTGTTCGTCACCTCCACCACCGGCGACGGCGATCCACCCGACAACGGGTCGTCGTTCTGGGATGCGCTGAACTCCGAGGAGGCGCCCGATCTCTCCGGCGTCGACTTCGCGGTGCTGGCTCTCGGCGACTCGAACTACGACGACTTCTGCGGCCACGGACGCAAACTGGATGCCCGTATCGGGGAGCTCGGGGGTCGCCGGCTGCTGGACCGGGTCGACTGCGAACCCGACTTCGAGGACACGGCCGGCGGCTGGTTGACCGATGTCATCCGCGCCATCAGCATGGGCAACCGGGCGCCGGCGTCCGGGGTGACCGACGAGCGTGTGACCGTGGTCAGCGAGCCCGCAGACTCGGCCGCCGCCCCGTCGGTGCGCACGGCGTCGGCGTACTCGCGCAAGAAGCCGCTGACCACCTCGCTGGTGCGAAATGTGCGGCTCAACGCCGACGGGTCGCAGAAAGATGTGCGCAACTTCGGGTTCGCGCTGCCGTCGAACACGCTGACCTATCAGGCGGGCGACGCCCTCGGCGTGTGGCCGCTGAACGACCTCGCACTGATCGAGGAGTTCCTGGACCGGGCGAAGCTGGACGGCGCGGCGTCGGTGACGGTCGGCGGTGACGTGATGTCGCTGCATCAGGCGCTGCGCGAACGGCTCGAATTCGCCCGGGTCACACCGGATCTCGTGCGGTTCGTCGGCGATCGGTCCGGGGCGGACGAGTTGAGGACCCTCGTGGCCGCGGGAAACAAGCAGGGCTTCAACGACTGGTCGTGGGGTCGGCAGTCGGTGGATGTGCTCGCCGAACATCCCGTCGTGGCCGGCGTCGAGGACTGGCTGCAGGTGCTCAAACCGATCGTCCCACGGTCGTATTCGATCTCGTCGAGTCCTTTCGAGGATCCCGACGAGGTACAGCTGACCGTGTCGGCGGTGCGCTACAACGTGTTCGGCACTCCACGCGGCGGGGTCTGCTCGACCTTCCTCGCCGACCACGCCGACGAGGAGGAGGTCGGCGTCTTCGTCACCTCGACCACCCACTTCCGGCCGCCCGCCGACCCCGACACCCCGATGATCATGATCGGCCCGGGCACCGGCATCGCCCCGTTCCGCGGCTTCTTGCGCGAGCGAGAGGCATTGGGCCACACCGGCAAGAACTGGCTCTTCTTCGGCGAACAGTACTCGGCCACCGACTTCTACTACCGGGACGAACTCACCACGATGCTCGGGAACGGGTTGTTGACCCGCCTCGACGTCGCCTTCTCCCGCGACCAGGACCGCAAGATCTACGTCCAGGACCGCATGCGCGAACACGGCGAGGAGCTCTACCAGTGGCTCCACGAAGGAGCCCACGTCTACGTGTGCGGCGACGCCACCCGGATGGCCAAGGACGTCGACGCCGCCCTGAAAGGCATTGTTGCGCAGTATGGGCGGCGGTCCCCGGCCGGTGCGGAGTCGTACGTCAAGGCGTTGGCCGCCGACAAGCGGTATGTGCGCGACGTGTACTGA
- a CDS encoding response regulator transcription factor: protein MRILVVDDDRAVRESLRRSLTFNGYSVETAGDGIEALEKILADRPDVVILDVMMPRLDGLEVCRRLRSAGDDLPILVLTARDSVSERVSGLDAGADDYLPKPFALEELLARLRALLRRASPDPDADSETLTFADLSLDPVTRDVTRGERSISLTRTEFALLEMLMANPRRVLSRSRILEEVWGYDFPTSGNALEVYVGYLRRKTEADGEPRLIHTVRGVGYVLRETPP, encoded by the coding sequence ATGCGCATCCTCGTGGTTGATGACGACCGGGCGGTTCGGGAGTCGTTGCGACGGTCGCTCACCTTCAACGGATACAGCGTCGAAACCGCGGGCGACGGCATCGAAGCGCTCGAGAAGATCCTCGCCGACCGGCCCGACGTCGTCATCCTCGACGTCATGATGCCGCGGCTCGACGGTCTCGAGGTGTGCCGCCGGCTCCGCTCCGCCGGTGACGACCTGCCCATCCTGGTGCTGACGGCGCGGGACTCGGTCTCCGAGCGGGTCTCCGGACTCGACGCCGGCGCCGACGACTACCTGCCCAAGCCGTTCGCGCTCGAGGAGCTCCTCGCGCGGCTGCGTGCATTGCTCAGGCGTGCGTCGCCCGACCCCGACGCCGACTCCGAGACCCTCACCTTCGCCGATCTGTCGCTGGACCCGGTGACCCGCGATGTGACGCGCGGCGAGCGCTCGATCAGCCTCACCCGCACGGAGTTCGCGCTCCTGGAGATGCTGATGGCCAACCCGCGGCGCGTGCTGTCGCGCAGTCGCATCCTCGAAGAGGTGTGGGGTTATGACTTCCCGACCTCGGGCAACGCGCTCGAGGTCTATGTCGGCTACCTGCGCCGCAAGACCGAGGCCGACGGTGAGCCGCGACTGATCCACACGGTGCGTGGCGTCGGCTACGTGCTCCGGGAGACACCGCCGTAG
- a CDS encoding sensor histidine kinase yields the protein MRDRLARLLTGNAGGATGSGEKQMRAPMPLMRAVSLRTRVTILSATVVLVSVSLMAAAAYFVVYRAMYNEVDQQLESRADGMAALARAGVLRDQPEQLVAGTVFSTSISIALVTPSGETYLIGQVPFEDVERDIVRAPAVPGSTRQSLRTTRNQRVLTRKLDDGNTLVLAQSLVQTDRVLKRLAWVLLVVGCGGVALAALAGTAVARAGLRPVARLNRAVERVARTNDLTPIPVTGNDELADLTASFNAMLRALDESRDRQARLVADAGHELRTPLTSLRTNLELLIAASRPGARAVPEQDMVELREDLIAQIEELSTLVGDLVDLAREDAPEVVYEEIDLAEIVEQALERVRRRRNDVEFEANLSSWYVFGEQHGMSRAVLNVLDNAAKWSPPGRSVRVELTQVGMSTAELTVADAGPGIPEEDRDLVFERFYRSTQSRSMPGSGLGLAIVRQVVERHGGHVVADTSPLGGTLIRMTLPGRATAAEPSPQVIRQ from the coding sequence CTGCGGGATCGGCTGGCCCGGCTGCTCACCGGAAACGCGGGGGGCGCAACCGGATCCGGGGAGAAGCAGATGCGGGCGCCGATGCCGCTGATGCGGGCGGTGTCGCTGCGCACGCGCGTCACGATCCTCTCCGCGACCGTCGTGCTGGTCTCGGTGAGCCTGATGGCCGCCGCGGCCTACTTCGTGGTCTACCGCGCGATGTACAACGAGGTCGATCAGCAACTCGAGAGCCGAGCCGACGGGATGGCCGCACTCGCGCGGGCCGGGGTGCTGCGGGACCAGCCCGAGCAGCTGGTCGCCGGAACCGTGTTCTCCACCAGCATCTCCATCGCGCTGGTGACCCCGAGCGGGGAGACCTATCTCATCGGCCAGGTGCCGTTCGAAGATGTCGAACGCGACATCGTGCGGGCCCCGGCGGTGCCCGGATCCACTCGGCAGAGCCTGCGCACCACCCGCAACCAGCGGGTCCTGACCCGCAAGCTCGACGACGGCAACACGCTGGTTCTCGCCCAGAGCCTGGTCCAGACCGACCGGGTTCTCAAGCGTCTTGCCTGGGTGCTGCTCGTGGTCGGTTGTGGCGGAGTCGCTTTGGCGGCCCTGGCCGGAACGGCGGTCGCCCGGGCCGGACTGAGACCCGTGGCCCGACTCAACCGTGCGGTGGAGCGGGTCGCCCGCACCAACGACCTGACGCCCATCCCGGTGACCGGCAACGACGAGTTGGCTGACCTGACCGCCAGTTTCAACGCGATGCTGCGGGCGCTCGACGAGTCCCGCGACCGGCAGGCACGTCTCGTCGCCGATGCGGGCCACGAACTGCGGACCCCGCTCACCTCGCTGCGGACCAATCTGGAGTTGCTGATCGCGGCGAGCCGGCCAGGGGCGCGGGCCGTGCCCGAACAGGACATGGTCGAGTTGCGCGAGGACCTGATCGCCCAGATCGAGGAATTGTCCACGCTCGTCGGCGATCTGGTCGACCTCGCCCGCGAGGACGCCCCCGAGGTGGTCTACGAGGAGATCGACCTCGCCGAGATCGTCGAGCAGGCACTCGAACGAGTTCGGCGGCGCCGCAACGACGTCGAGTTCGAGGCCAACCTGTCGTCCTGGTACGTGTTCGGCGAACAGCACGGGATGTCGCGGGCGGTGCTGAACGTGCTGGACAACGCCGCCAAGTGGAGTCCGCCGGGACGTTCGGTGCGCGTCGAGCTGACCCAGGTGGGGATGTCGACCGCGGAGCTCACCGTCGCCGACGCCGGGCCCGGCATCCCCGAGGAGGACCGTGATCTGGTGTTCGAGCGGTTCTACCGGTCGACGCAGTCGCGCTCGATGCCCGGCTCCGGTCTGGGACTGGCGATCGTGCGGCAGGTGGTCGAACGTCACGGTGGACACGTGGTGGCCGACACCTCGCCGCTCGGGGGAACACTGATCCGGATGACCCTGCCGGGACGCGCGACCGCCGCGGAACCATCTCCGCAAGTGATTCGTCAGTAG